The Leclercia adecarboxylata genome has a segment encoding these proteins:
- a CDS encoding TrbC family F-type conjugative pilus assembly protein, translated as MRSFNVNKKYLPILPGLALCAVLSNTNASTEYQHDADLIAQQAKGLGAQAKGAQQPDGALSLDATLKSPDVQKYIAQAEALQKNQDLSKQINRGYVPGMNADSVQAVIDHTQAIRAQSNNSEAVNDIIRRRDEIQENASLNEAALKAAENKPEVMRGQSKNIEKLFGSSGITAADFERKMDSTREEALSTENGITIFASFSLPDYVLEDLLRTASEHKARVVFNGLKKGTTRLPETQAAINQMIVKGKFESPLITIDPDSFSQYQVTQVPTIISREQARFAKMVGSFNVEFFQRELAKKPDQDIFPVAGTTYPVEEKSIIKELEERAQKYDWEGAKKRAVSDTWKNQWMVDLPPAQEHKEFLIDPTVRVTQDVKDKQGRVIASAGELINPLSRFPQNLTMIIFDPLNPGQLVWAEQQYRQRLGSGKVMPMFTRIQKDNGWDHLNDLREKFNGKVFKVNEQIISRFQIKNTPALITTDQDKFRITLFSEAEVRGIGAPNLSEEK; from the coding sequence ATGCGATCTTTTAATGTAAATAAAAAATATTTACCAATACTTCCTGGACTTGCGTTATGTGCAGTTTTAAGTAATACAAATGCAAGCACTGAGTATCAACATGATGCTGACCTAATCGCTCAGCAAGCAAAAGGGCTTGGGGCACAGGCTAAAGGTGCACAGCAGCCAGATGGGGCTCTTAGCCTTGATGCTACGCTAAAATCACCAGATGTGCAGAAGTACATAGCGCAAGCTGAAGCACTCCAAAAAAACCAGGACCTGAGCAAGCAAATAAACCGTGGTTACGTCCCCGGTATGAATGCGGATAGTGTTCAAGCAGTTATAGACCATACCCAGGCTATCAGGGCCCAAAGTAATAACTCTGAAGCTGTCAACGATATAATTAGAAGACGTGATGAAATTCAAGAAAACGCCAGCCTTAATGAAGCGGCTCTGAAAGCTGCGGAAAATAAGCCGGAAGTCATGCGAGGACAATCTAAAAATATCGAAAAATTGTTTGGTTCCTCGGGCATCACAGCTGCTGACTTCGAAAGAAAAATGGATAGCACACGTGAAGAAGCACTATCAACTGAAAATGGAATAACGATCTTTGCTTCATTTAGCTTGCCGGATTATGTACTGGAAGACCTTCTACGTACGGCCTCAGAGCATAAAGCTCGTGTAGTTTTCAATGGTCTAAAGAAAGGAACTACTCGGCTACCAGAGACACAGGCAGCAATAAACCAAATGATTGTCAAAGGAAAATTTGAATCTCCTTTGATTACAATTGATCCTGATAGCTTCAGTCAGTATCAAGTAACTCAAGTACCGACAATTATTTCTAGGGAGCAAGCTCGTTTTGCAAAAATGGTAGGCTCCTTCAACGTTGAGTTTTTTCAGCGAGAACTTGCTAAAAAACCCGATCAGGATATTTTCCCGGTTGCTGGTACCACTTATCCCGTTGAAGAAAAGAGCATCATTAAAGAACTGGAAGAACGTGCACAAAAATATGACTGGGAAGGTGCAAAAAAAAGGGCCGTTTCTGACACATGGAAAAATCAATGGATGGTCGACCTCCCTCCTGCCCAGGAACACAAAGAATTTTTAATTGACCCTACAGTGAGGGTCACTCAGGACGTAAAAGATAAGCAGGGCCGTGTAATAGCTTCCGCCGGTGAGTTGATTAATCCACTTTCGAGATTTCCTCAAAACCTGACGATGATAATTTTCGATCCACTCAATCCGGGCCAGCTGGTATGGGCTGAGCAGCAGTATCGACAACGTCTGGGTAGTGGAAAAGTAATGCCAATGTTTACCCGTATCCAAAAAGATAATGGATGGGATCACCTAAATGATTTACGTGAAAAATTTAACGGTAAGGTGTTTAAAGTTAACGAACAGATCATCTCACGCTTTCAGATTAAAAACACACCTGCGCTTATAACTACTGACCAAGATAAATTCCGGATCACCCTGTTTAGCGAGGCAGAAGTCCGTGGTATCGGAGCCCCAAATCTTTCAGAGGAAAAATAA
- the trhF gene encoding IncHI-type conjugal transfer protein TrhF, with product MSDYIPKKRGLLILDWYVPLNILLLILVMCVFFTRYTFGYGLLNGCLPADFYMIDHSDKSIKTGELIAFNMPKSVRFIPENERVIKIVAGVGGDKLKVTMDGVYNGDKFFEANARRISKKYNIPSILIEKELIIPEGEVFLIGQTDHSWDSRFWGTVKLNSVIGKTYAIF from the coding sequence ATGAGCGACTACATACCTAAAAAGAGAGGGCTGCTTATACTGGATTGGTATGTCCCCCTTAATATTTTATTGCTGATTCTCGTTATGTGTGTCTTTTTCACCCGTTATACATTTGGATACGGTTTATTGAATGGGTGCCTGCCTGCTGATTTTTATATGATTGATCATTCGGATAAAAGTATTAAAACTGGTGAACTCATAGCATTTAACATGCCGAAATCGGTACGTTTTATCCCAGAAAATGAACGAGTCATAAAAATTGTTGCCGGTGTGGGCGGTGACAAACTTAAAGTAACAATGGATGGGGTTTATAACGGGGACAAATTTTTTGAAGCTAATGCACGTCGTATTTCGAAGAAATACAATATTCCGTCCATTTTGATTGAAAAAGAATTGATAATTCCTGAAGGCGAAGTTTTCCTAATTGGGCAAACCGATCACTCATGGGATTCCCGTTTTTGGGGAACAGTAAAGCTGAATTCAGTAATTGGGAAAACATATGCGATCTTTTAA
- the rsp gene encoding IncHI-type conjugal transfer protein RSP, whose amino-acid sequence MRKSGLGLALLFSLIAPIKAVYAEAIMISGKLQADLPAVSFDPGPGDFVAYVNSNTITASGAGTACNVTVDDRATSSVDNLVCFFEWLPNTLGLTSNGFTLSGVPNTTGDLKLPYKISYFSGSERKKVEIVKGEYSIKSVAPVKPTITGLKSSLNGLVYDGFSFKSYLKDEAIKDIAVSVEPRNYIQYISIGSGSACEVPIGGTSCTIEVGSIKASDTDELLGSRDITITANSKNNYFAPPESKKLVVNWDYRPPVVDHTLWNFTDEAKTIKVGGQDIYTGAKTVAVAVKVPQQETEGEWWLPTAMSLTMTPDGVFKPTTKVTLDDGTEIDFKQSWATPLRRTLQPVSGPQKVGDEYLYIFDLTDLINGSYAATFTVENTSKNSSTYTEPESKLMLSDNPTLMVLKDGQVLTKRAPVYFLNEIIVAAFQGQAGVADIKSVTIDNKVVSLTPTNYKGIYYLPVGDDLAVNSDHEITVVAENLYGKNVNFSTVFTYQPTGFTLKNLEKNVTLYSRVRQYTDLLSQTAGDKCTLFTTEENANAYLAWYGEKSDVTACYPQWNNVPDGLEFYFKGRTPGLTGFFNKTGENLLDYQVYMINGKGSKAVSARNRRTLTTQLPYNPIISYKKNKVIAGINPNTALAYTTGGEAARILAKVVPADVTMIVSQNGSEAVKTSFKNRSSNNDATTFVQRVKVAAAPLWTKNVFDIAVEYSKDPELRTTDTLNVYTVPDFNIRASMEVDDKKTATSLEVPLKVTVGRYNNSTRKSAFDRKTMGEWDVTIYSQKSVYGKDPETGRYKTTYERTALTEALPVNDAGIVETKIKIENMDLGNMRLVGVAKVRSPFSDFEMKRETSAVGIRIYKGEELEGNLSKSLIIGRIPLSTLVSFKSASTANSDALAPTEWQQSSDNGQTWTMLSDMTGKRSVSIKKTEVGKWLYRAKMTNKFTSKISYTDALTVVTYKQPKLSIDVTDILQGSDIPVTLLDNDEPIPAGTAEVLWSEDKVNWVQGDTTYTVASADTLPSTIYARMRYLDSDELAEESSWKETSARLAAAKPKRLSVSVTGVSKVEVGQKVTLEGKFTNPNSKYQNGNNVVEEWKTPDGQTFKGSSLSVTLTEQMLDKQGYAAFEYSAWLADNKENTVSTRRVSVKSWVYKFPEMKISSKLKYDMAPTTLRVALSGIKDGDYPGVTYSREWIYDKENLVITKDEGDTKEFTIENPGKYILMVVFKDNRNNEQRIENTFVVDEQTPMNVEMTPKFSNKYMRAPLDVTLRSNIKLSHSADSIDTVTYKVNGEVIPSGKNYWAQLISGLKEKKYEITIDVVSKLGQRGSASVEFDVVKNAVPNCTLSYTETNLSWSFTNKCDDTDGKMVRYEWFINGELRNVFGSTATLSKNLNRGKQDIKVIAYDDSGDFATQHVTVFGPAEEASKSENTVSIPSSE is encoded by the coding sequence ATGAGAAAATCAGGTTTAGGTTTAGCCCTGTTGTTTTCTTTAATTGCTCCGATTAAAGCGGTCTATGCTGAAGCGATTATGATTTCAGGAAAGCTACAGGCTGATTTGCCAGCCGTATCCTTTGACCCGGGGCCGGGCGACTTTGTTGCATACGTTAATTCTAACACTATCACTGCCTCAGGTGCAGGCACAGCCTGTAATGTAACGGTTGATGATCGAGCGACTTCCTCTGTTGATAACCTCGTTTGTTTTTTTGAGTGGTTACCCAATACCTTGGGATTAACTTCTAACGGCTTCACTCTTTCAGGCGTTCCCAACACCACCGGTGATTTAAAACTACCTTACAAGATTTCTTACTTCTCTGGTTCTGAACGGAAAAAAGTTGAAATAGTAAAAGGTGAATATTCAATCAAAAGTGTGGCACCGGTAAAACCAACTATCACCGGTCTTAAATCATCCCTGAACGGATTAGTCTATGACGGCTTTTCTTTCAAATCGTATTTAAAGGATGAAGCGATCAAAGATATCGCTGTTTCTGTTGAACCCCGCAATTATATTCAATACATCTCAATAGGTTCAGGCTCCGCCTGTGAAGTACCTATTGGCGGAACTTCCTGTACCATTGAAGTTGGAAGCATTAAGGCCAGTGATACAGATGAACTTTTGGGTTCACGTGATATCACAATTACAGCAAACTCTAAGAATAATTATTTCGCACCTCCTGAATCCAAAAAGCTTGTTGTTAACTGGGATTATCGGCCTCCTGTAGTAGACCATACACTTTGGAATTTTACCGATGAGGCTAAAACAATCAAAGTAGGTGGCCAGGACATCTATACCGGAGCCAAAACCGTTGCTGTGGCCGTTAAGGTACCCCAGCAAGAAACAGAAGGTGAATGGTGGCTCCCAACAGCTATGTCGCTCACTATGACTCCGGATGGCGTGTTTAAGCCGACGACTAAAGTGACTTTAGATGATGGCACTGAGATTGATTTCAAACAGTCCTGGGCAACCCCTTTACGTAGAACTTTACAGCCGGTAAGTGGACCTCAAAAAGTCGGTGATGAGTACCTCTATATCTTTGACTTAACGGATCTTATAAACGGGTCCTACGCAGCGACTTTTACAGTAGAAAATACGAGCAAAAACTCTTCTACGTACACTGAGCCTGAAAGCAAACTGATGCTGTCTGATAACCCAACGCTTATGGTTCTCAAAGATGGGCAGGTATTAACTAAACGAGCACCCGTATACTTCCTGAACGAGATTATCGTTGCAGCTTTCCAGGGGCAGGCTGGGGTTGCTGACATAAAATCAGTAACAATAGACAACAAAGTAGTTTCGTTAACACCTACAAATTATAAAGGTATTTACTACCTGCCGGTTGGAGACGATTTAGCAGTTAATTCGGATCACGAGATTACTGTGGTGGCTGAAAACCTTTATGGAAAAAACGTAAATTTCAGTACCGTGTTCACTTATCAACCTACTGGATTCACTCTTAAGAATCTGGAAAAAAACGTAACTCTTTACTCGCGCGTACGTCAGTATACGGACCTGCTTAGTCAAACAGCTGGTGATAAATGCACTCTGTTTACCACAGAGGAAAATGCGAATGCTTACCTCGCCTGGTATGGGGAAAAATCAGATGTTACAGCATGCTACCCTCAGTGGAACAATGTCCCTGATGGGTTGGAGTTCTATTTTAAAGGACGTACCCCGGGTCTAACTGGATTCTTTAATAAAACAGGTGAGAATCTGCTCGACTATCAAGTCTATATGATTAACGGGAAGGGCTCTAAAGCGGTTTCCGCAAGGAATCGCCGTACTCTGACCACACAATTACCATACAACCCGATCATCTCTTACAAAAAGAATAAAGTCATAGCAGGCATCAATCCGAACACTGCTCTGGCTTATACGACCGGGGGGGAGGCCGCTCGAATATTAGCGAAGGTGGTACCAGCTGACGTTACGATGATCGTCTCTCAAAACGGCTCTGAGGCTGTCAAAACGTCATTTAAAAATCGTTCCTCAAACAACGATGCAACGACCTTTGTACAAAGGGTCAAGGTTGCTGCTGCACCATTGTGGACAAAGAACGTCTTTGACATAGCTGTAGAATACTCAAAGGATCCAGAATTAAGAACTACAGACACCCTCAACGTATATACGGTGCCTGATTTCAATATTCGAGCATCGATGGAAGTGGATGACAAAAAAACAGCCACATCTCTTGAAGTGCCCTTAAAGGTAACAGTGGGGCGTTATAACAACTCCACACGTAAAAGTGCATTTGACCGTAAAACAATGGGAGAATGGGACGTCACGATATACTCTCAAAAAAGTGTATACGGCAAAGATCCAGAAACAGGCCGTTATAAAACTACATACGAAAGAACTGCGCTGACTGAAGCATTGCCGGTCAATGATGCGGGCATTGTCGAAACCAAGATTAAAATTGAAAATATGGATCTGGGTAATATGCGTCTGGTTGGTGTGGCTAAGGTCAGATCGCCATTCTCTGATTTTGAAATGAAACGTGAGACCAGTGCTGTAGGCATTCGAATCTATAAAGGTGAGGAACTGGAGGGTAACCTGTCGAAAAGCCTTATTATCGGAAGGATCCCACTTAGTACTCTGGTAAGCTTCAAATCTGCCAGTACGGCTAACTCTGATGCACTCGCCCCCACCGAATGGCAGCAGTCCTCTGATAATGGTCAAACCTGGACCATGCTTTCCGACATGACCGGAAAGAGAAGTGTAAGTATCAAAAAGACAGAAGTAGGAAAGTGGCTTTATAGGGCAAAAATGACTAATAAATTCACATCCAAGATTTCCTACACAGATGCCTTAACGGTAGTTACCTACAAGCAGCCTAAGCTCAGTATAGATGTTACAGACATTCTTCAGGGCTCAGATATACCTGTAACCCTGCTTGATAACGATGAACCTATACCAGCAGGCACCGCTGAGGTTCTCTGGTCAGAGGATAAAGTCAACTGGGTGCAGGGAGATACAACTTACACTGTGGCTTCAGCTGATACCCTACCGTCTACGATTTATGCCCGGATGCGTTACCTTGATTCCGATGAACTGGCAGAGGAGTCTTCATGGAAGGAAACGTCTGCTCGGTTGGCAGCCGCAAAACCCAAGCGCCTTTCTGTCTCGGTAACGGGGGTTTCAAAGGTAGAGGTTGGTCAAAAAGTTACTTTGGAAGGTAAGTTCACGAACCCTAACAGTAAGTACCAGAATGGTAATAACGTAGTTGAAGAATGGAAAACACCGGATGGCCAGACATTTAAGGGCTCTTCACTGTCTGTTACCCTTACTGAGCAAATGTTGGATAAACAGGGATATGCTGCTTTTGAATACAGTGCATGGTTAGCGGACAATAAGGAGAATACGGTTTCTACCCGTAGAGTTTCTGTCAAATCGTGGGTTTATAAATTTCCCGAGATGAAAATAAGCTCCAAACTTAAATACGACATGGCACCGACCACCCTACGCGTTGCGTTGAGCGGTATTAAGGATGGAGACTATCCTGGTGTTACTTATTCCCGTGAATGGATCTACGACAAAGAGAATCTGGTAATCACTAAAGATGAAGGTGACACCAAAGAATTTACAATTGAAAATCCTGGCAAATATATATTGATGGTTGTTTTCAAAGATAACCGAAACAATGAACAGCGTATCGAAAATACCTTTGTTGTCGATGAACAAACGCCAATGAACGTTGAGATGACACCCAAGTTCTCTAACAAATATATGAGAGCTCCACTCGATGTAACCTTAAGGTCAAACATCAAGCTATCTCATTCGGCGGACTCGATAGATACGGTCACATACAAGGTGAACGGTGAAGTAATACCCAGCGGCAAAAATTATTGGGCTCAACTGATCTCGGGTTTAAAAGAAAAGAAATACGAGATTACAATTGATGTTGTTAGTAAACTTGGACAGAGAGGTTCAGCATCTGTTGAGTTTGATGTCGTTAAAAACGCAGTGCCTAATTGTACATTGAGCTACACGGAAACCAACCTAAGCTGGAGCTTTACCAATAAATGTGATGATACTGATGGAAAAATGGTTAGATATGAATGGTTCATCAACGGCGAATTAAGGAACGTTTTCGGTAGTACGGCTACACTTTCTAAAAACCTTAACCGTGGTAAGCAGGACATAAAAGTAATTGCTTATGATGATAGTGGAGACTTTGCAACACAGCACGTGACAGTTTTCGGACCGGCTGAAGAGGCAAGTAAGTCTGAAAACACTGTATCAATACCAAGCAGTGAGTAG
- a CDS encoding plasmid transfer protein, which produces MATSDFALKNHNVKAFGQDAALVIEMNNEDVSSSKPSPFSNEIDNYYLTLHVAPRNAKKDYDWGSNRSVLLKLSTNEVMQMASVFLRIMHTLKIDKRKTSHHGHVVYKNISVTPNERGGLLLSAGIVPVDKDGLKPFMHMVPVSQMDCVKIGLYILGYLAQKTPWVSSESIITALRLSEAKNSK; this is translated from the coding sequence ATGGCAACTTCAGACTTCGCTCTTAAAAACCATAATGTTAAAGCATTTGGTCAGGATGCAGCCCTTGTCATTGAGATGAACAATGAAGATGTTAGCTCATCAAAACCTTCACCTTTTTCAAATGAGATTGATAATTATTATCTTACATTGCACGTCGCTCCAAGGAACGCAAAAAAAGATTATGACTGGGGCTCAAACCGTTCTGTACTTCTAAAATTGTCGACGAATGAAGTTATGCAGATGGCATCTGTATTTCTTAGAATCATGCATACTTTAAAGATTGATAAGAGGAAAACCTCACATCATGGCCACGTCGTATACAAAAATATAAGCGTTACCCCAAACGAGAGGGGCGGTTTGTTGTTATCCGCAGGGATAGTTCCAGTCGATAAAGATGGCTTAAAACCCTTCATGCACATGGTCCCCGTCTCACAAATGGATTGCGTTAAAATTGGCCTCTACATACTTGGATATCTTGCTCAAAAAACGCCCTGGGTAAGCTCCGAGTCTATAATTACCGCGCTTCGCTTATCTGAAGCCAAGAATTCAAAATAG
- the hdtA gene encoding H transfer determinant A, producing the protein MLSRNSLIHGLRRDQLIGVLTISEFPVVMVESHFIQSEVMGIKPVIFNIDELLVSISPISSLKFDWEWAPVDTILIEVIIPPVESDLVSAENDFLRDSGIGHIQCEPGGASIRRTVTFVGGITADNLLYQLRLMCVSALKLLGEELGDEV; encoded by the coding sequence ATGCTATCTCGCAACTCACTAATACATGGTTTACGCCGAGACCAGTTAATCGGAGTTCTGACTATTTCAGAGTTTCCGGTAGTTATGGTAGAAAGCCACTTCATTCAGTCTGAGGTTATGGGAATAAAACCCGTAATTTTTAATATTGATGAGCTTCTTGTTTCTATATCCCCAATTTCCTCTCTTAAGTTCGATTGGGAGTGGGCCCCAGTTGATACAATACTCATTGAAGTTATCATTCCACCTGTAGAGTCAGACCTTGTAAGTGCAGAAAATGACTTCCTCCGTGATTCTGGTATTGGCCATATCCAGTGCGAGCCTGGCGGAGCATCAATACGACGTACAGTTACCTTCGTTGGTGGAATAACCGCTGATAACTTACTGTATCAGTTGAGGCTTATGTGCGTAAGCGCGTTAAAACTTTTAGGAGAGGAACTGGGGGATGAAGTCTAA
- a CDS encoding IS5-like element IS903B family transposase: protein MKDQITHLPDNADRSVAKQKFKITNWPTYNKALINRGSITFWLDDEAIQAWYESATPSSRGRPQRYSDLAITTVLVIKRVFRLTLRAAQGFIDSIFSLMNVPLRCPDYSCVSRRAKSVNVSFKTSTRGEIAHLVIDSTGLKVFGEGEWKVKKHGQERRRIWRKLHLAVDSKTHEIICADLSLNNVTDSEAFPGLIRQTHRKIRSAAADGAYDTRLCHDELRRKKISALIPPRKGAGYWPGEYADRNRAVANQRMTGSNARWKWTTDYNRRSIAETAMYRVKQLFGGSLTLRDYDGQVAEAMALVRALNKMTKAGMPESVRIA, encoded by the coding sequence TTGAAGGATCAGATCACGCATCTTCCCGACAACGCAGACCGTTCCGTGGCAAAGCAAAAGTTCAAAATCACCAACTGGCCCACCTACAATAAAGCCCTCATCAACCGTGGCTCCATAACTTTCTGGCTGGATGATGAAGCTATTCAGGCCTGGTATGAGTCAGCAACACCTTCTTCACGAGGCAGACCTCAGCGCTATTCTGACCTTGCCATCACGACTGTGCTGGTCATTAAACGCGTATTCAGGCTGACCCTGCGCGCTGCGCAGGGCTTTATTGATTCCATTTTTTCTCTGATGAACGTTCCGCTACGCTGCCCGGATTACAGCTGTGTCAGCAGGCGGGCAAAGTCGGTTAATGTCAGTTTCAAAACGTCCACCCGGGGTGAAATCGCACACCTGGTAATTGATTCCACCGGGCTGAAGGTCTTCGGTGAAGGCGAGTGGAAAGTCAAAAAGCATGGCCAGGAACGCCGCCGTATCTGGCGTAAGCTGCATCTCGCCGTTGACAGTAAAACACATGAAATCATCTGCGCTGACCTGTCGCTGAACAATGTTACGGACTCAGAGGCCTTCCCCGGGTTAATCCGGCAAACCCACCGGAAAATCAGGTCAGCCGCCGCCGATGGCGCTTACGATACCCGGCTATGTCACGATGAACTGCGGCGTAAGAAAATCAGCGCGCTTATCCCTCCCCGAAAAGGTGCGGGTTACTGGCCCGGTGAATATGCAGACCGTAACCGTGCAGTGGCTAATCAGCGAATGACCGGGAGTAATGCGCGGTGGAAATGGACAACAGATTACAACCGTCGCTCGATAGCGGAAACGGCGATGTACCGGGTAAAACAGCTGTTCGGGGGTTCACTGACGCTGCGTGACTACGATGGTCAGGTTGCGGAGGCTATGGCCCTGGTACGAGCGCTGAACAAAATGACGAAAGCAGGTATGCCTGAAAGCGTGCGTATTGCCTGA